The genomic DNA ATATATTAAATAATAAATTATATAATTGTGAAGATACTGGAAAATGGATAGAAGAAAAACATGATTATATGAGTGTTCCTATATTAGCTAAAGAAAATTCTGTAATTGCTTTTGGAAATAATAATAAATTATGTGACTATGAATATATGGATAACATTAATTATCATATATATGAACCTTTAAATAATATTGAGACAAAAATATTTAATTCTGATACTTCATTAGCTTGTGAAGTTAATGTGAAAAGAGAAGCAAATGCAATAAAAATTACAGTTACTAATGCCCCTTATGCTTGGAAAGCTACTTTACATTTAAATGGTAAAATACAAGTTTTAGAGGCTAAAAAAGATCAAAAAGAATTAGTATTTAATATATAAATAGTATTAAATATTAAAGGAGATATTAGCTATGTTTGGTTTTCAAATTTTAGAAGATCGTGTTTATTGGCGAAATAAAGGGGAAACTATTTGTTTAGAGCCATACGGTGAAAACACAATAAGGTTTAGAGGTATTAATGCTAATAATGTTATAGAAGAAAATTGGACTCTTCTTCCTAAAAAGAATAGCGATTTTAAAATTATTGATCAAAAAGATAAAGTTGTAATTAAGAATGGAAAAATATCAGTAGAGATATTAGAAAATGGAACTATAAATTACATGAATGCTAATTCTGAATATATTCTAAAAGAGTATTGGATAGATGAAAGAGAGCTTACTATAAAATTAAGAGATGCAAGAACATATAAAATGGTTACAAGTGATGTGTTTGAAGGAAGAGTATATTTTAAGCCTAATGATAAAGAACATTTTTATGGTATGGGTTCTTATCAGCATAATATATTTGATTTAAAAGGCTCTACTATAGAATTATGTCATAAAAACACACAATCATCTATACCTTTTTTCTATTCTTCGTTGGGATATGGTTTTGTATGGAATAATCCAGCTGTTGGAAAAGCTGAATTAGTAAAAAATCATACGATGATTAAAGCAGAGCGTACAAAGCAGTTAGATTATTTAATATTTGCTGGAGATAATCCAAATGAAATAGTAACTAATTTATCAAAACTATACGGACAAACTCCAATGTTGCCGGAATGGGCAGCTGGTTTTTGGCAATGTAAATTACGCTATGAAACACAGGAAGAGGTATTAAATATTGCTAGAGAGCATAAAAAAAGAAATATACCTTTATCTGTTATAGTTATAGATTTCTTTCACTGGACAGAACAGGGTGAATGGAAATTTGACCCTAAGGCTTTTCCAAATCCTAAAGCTATGGTAGATGAATTAAATGAAATGGGAATAAAACTAATGGTTTCTATTTGGCCAACTGTTGACCCTAAAAGTGAGAATTATCAATATATGGTAAAAAATAATTATATAGTACGCTCAGAAGTAGGCGTTCCTGTATTCTTAATGTTTTTAGGACCTGAAACATATTATGATGCTACTAATAGCGAAGCTAGGGAATATGTATGGAATATTGTAAAAAAGAATTACTATGATTTTGGAATAAAAACTTTTTGGTTAGATGAAGCTGAACCAGAAATTAAACCTAGTGATTACTCTAATTTAAGATATTGTATTGGAAATGGATTGGAAGTAACTAATATATATCCATATTATTATGCTAAAACTTTTTATGATGGCATGAAGCAGCAGGGTGAAAGTGATGTGGTCAATTTAATTAGATGTAACTGGCTTGGTTCCCAAAAATATGGAACTGTTGTTTGGTCTGGTGATATACCATCTACATACGAGTCTATGCTTAAACAGATTAAAATAGTTATGAGTATGGCTATGTGTGGTATGTCATGGTGGACTATGGATATAGGTGGCTTTTTTGGAGGGGATGCTAATTCTGAAGAGTTTAGAGAGTTATTTGTTAGATGGTTTCAATTTGGAGCTTTCTGTCCAATATTTAGAAATCATGGTTTTAGATTGTCGCAAATAAATAC from Brachyspira pilosicoli includes the following:
- a CDS encoding TIM-barrel domain-containing protein codes for the protein MFGFQILEDRVYWRNKGETICLEPYGENTIRFRGINANNVIEENWTLLPKKNSDFKIIDQKDKVVIKNGKISVEILENGTINYMNANSEYILKEYWIDERELTIKLRDARTYKMVTSDVFEGRVYFKPNDKEHFYGMGSYQHNIFDLKGSTIELCHKNTQSSIPFFYSSLGYGFVWNNPAVGKAELVKNHTMIKAERTKQLDYLIFAGDNPNEIVTNLSKLYGQTPMLPEWAAGFWQCKLRYETQEEVLNIAREHKKRNIPLSVIVIDFFHWTEQGEWKFDPKAFPNPKAMVDELNEMGIKLMVSIWPTVDPKSENYQYMVKNNYIVRSEVGVPVFLMFLGPETYYDATNSEAREYVWNIVKKNYYDFGIKTFWLDEAEPEIKPSDYSNLRYCIGNGLEVTNIYPYYYAKTFYDGMKQQGESDVVNLIRCNWLGSQKYGTVVWSGDIPSTYESMLKQIKIVMSMAMCGMSWWTMDIGGFFGGDANSEEFRELFVRWFQFGAFCPIFRNHGFRLSQINTSDCNSGGPNELWSYGEDNYKILLKYTLIRERLKPYIMKLMKETHEFGTPVVRPLFYEYYKDEETFLIEDQYMFGDSILVAPIYKEKTESRDVYLPKNSKWIYVWNNKEYEGGQYIKVEADISKIPLFVKNTDEGKELRKLIVEE